One window of the Acaryochloris sp. CCMEE 5410 genome contains the following:
- a CDS encoding SUMF1/EgtB/PvdO family nonheme iron enzyme, whose translation MSVGFWQRSLAQDRRTLKTLAKKVTVRIVTQGTAGSGVLVSKNGNTYYVLTAGHVLQDTNPGEEAYIETFDGQQHPIDTSAIQSGGSVDLALFTIKSNINYAVATLAGKDDLSELDEVFVAGFPLPGLAITQPKYTISPGQVTSLGKQDGGYGITYTAVTQPGMSGGPVLNRSGQVAGIHGRAEGQTVGNVAVKSGFNLAVPIDTAVSLFSLEQLSTDQTAAVSALDSAFAYVQVNPQGKIVKRTEGKVPVFQENLSDSVTLEMVSIPGGTFTMGSPDQESDRESHEGPQRQVTVPAFSMGKFEVTQAQWRAIMGSNPSKAKALSRPVDNVSWEDAVAFCKRLSQKTGQDYRLPSEAEWEYACRAGTTTPFHMGQTITPELANYWGVHAYGDGPRGQYRKKTVGVGSFPANAFGLHDMHGNVSEWCQDTWHETYQGAPTNGQAWEQEGTAHRVMRGGSMSSNPTLCRSASRTYNTSGFLTYDVGFRVVCSAL comes from the coding sequence TTGTCTGTTGGATTTTGGCAACGATCCCTAGCTCAGGATCGTCGCACCCTGAAAACCCTGGCGAAGAAAGTCACCGTACGGATTGTTACCCAAGGCACGGCTGGATCTGGGGTATTGGTTAGTAAGAATGGAAATACCTACTACGTCCTAACGGCAGGCCATGTTCTCCAAGACACGAATCCTGGGGAAGAAGCCTATATTGAAACCTTTGATGGTCAGCAGCATCCCATCGACACCTCAGCCATCCAGTCGGGAGGATCCGTGGATCTAGCCCTGTTCACAATCAAAAGCAACATCAATTATGCAGTGGCAACGTTAGCAGGAAAGGATGACCTCAGTGAGCTAGATGAAGTCTTTGTGGCTGGCTTTCCGTTGCCGGGGCTGGCGATTACTCAGCCCAAGTATACGATTTCCCCCGGACAAGTGACCTCACTTGGTAAGCAGGATGGAGGCTATGGCATTACCTATACTGCCGTTACCCAACCGGGTATGAGTGGCGGTCCCGTTCTCAACCGCTCAGGCCAAGTCGCAGGCATTCATGGTCGCGCAGAAGGCCAAACTGTGGGAAATGTTGCCGTCAAGTCAGGCTTTAATTTAGCCGTTCCCATTGACACAGCCGTGTCTCTATTTTCTCTAGAGCAACTGTCAACGGACCAGACGGCAGCCGTCTCCGCTTTGGATAGCGCCTTTGCCTATGTACAAGTCAATCCCCAAGGCAAAATTGTCAAACGGACGGAGGGGAAAGTCCCGGTATTTCAAGAGAATTTGAGCGATAGCGTCACCCTAGAAATGGTTAGCATCCCGGGTGGGACCTTCACTATGGGTTCTCCTGATCAAGAGTCTGATCGGGAGAGTCACGAAGGCCCCCAACGTCAGGTGACGGTTCCGGCTTTTTCGATGGGGAAATTTGAAGTGACTCAGGCCCAATGGCGGGCCATTATGGGTTCCAACCCTTCAAAGGCAAAAGCCTTAAGTCGCCCCGTGGATAATGTGTCCTGGGAAGACGCCGTTGCTTTTTGCAAAAGACTATCTCAGAAAACAGGGCAGGATTATCGCTTACCCAGCGAGGCCGAGTGGGAATATGCCTGTCGAGCAGGCACCACCACCCCCTTTCATATGGGACAAACCATTACACCGGAGTTGGCCAATTATTGGGGAGTCCATGCCTATGGCGACGGTCCCAGGGGACAATACCGTAAAAAGACCGTAGGGGTAGGCAGTTTCCCCGCCAATGCCTTTGGCCTCCACGATATGCATGGCAATGTGAGCGAGTGGTGCCAAGACACTTGGCATGAGACCTATCAGGGCGCACCAACTAATGGTCAGGCCTGGGAGCAAGAAGGGACCGCCCATCGAGTCATGCGGGGTGGCTCCATGTCGTCCAACCCCACACTTTGTCGATCTGCGTCTCGTACCTACAACACCTCTGGATTTCTCACCTATGATGTGGGATTTCGAGTGGTTTGCTCTGCTCTATAG
- a CDS encoding serine/threonine-protein kinase, translating to MSTLANRYKIIKNLGAGGFSQVYLAKDLQRDDHRRCVIKKLQPKSDDPFTVRTSRRLFKTEVNVLQKLGNHDRIPQLFLSFEEDRQFYLVEQYITGQSLSRELTWWHWTEAKTVAFLQDILETLAFVHRKQVIHRDIKPENLIRRDHDQRIVLIDFGSVKKRQQSEHTAIVGTKGYMPLEQLLGKPRLNSDVYAVGMIALRGLTGINPAKTAFPTDPDTGELLWQHKTDISPELAQVLNTMVRQDHRHRYPSAQEALKAVSQLGEIPAPSRRRLLQAAGLSVMGLLGTGMAYPAFSQELPNRKPPSPFSGHSPIADKPAIPEQEVSVEKSPITEGKGTAAKEKEPSPASPPLASAPQRLDKQELLRRYGSYNECRKVAKANGIKFSTTPTWDKLVYAFSYSEALQQMSQVYLNAYPNPALAGITLELTL from the coding sequence ATGAGCACGTTAGCCAATCGCTACAAAATTATCAAGAACCTCGGCGCAGGAGGATTTAGCCAAGTCTATTTGGCAAAGGATTTACAGCGGGATGATCACCGCCGATGTGTGATCAAAAAGCTGCAGCCCAAGTCCGATGATCCCTTCACGGTCAGGACCTCTAGACGCCTCTTCAAAACGGAGGTCAATGTCCTCCAAAAGCTGGGTAACCATGACCGTATCCCCCAACTTTTTCTCTCCTTTGAAGAAGATCGGCAGTTTTATTTAGTTGAGCAATATATAACAGGCCAGAGTCTCAGTCGCGAGCTGACCTGGTGGCACTGGACCGAAGCCAAAACAGTGGCTTTTTTGCAGGACATTCTGGAAACCCTGGCGTTTGTCCATCGCAAGCAGGTGATCCATCGGGATATTAAACCTGAAAATTTAATCAGACGTGATCACGACCAGCGGATTGTCTTGATTGATTTTGGGTCCGTCAAGAAACGTCAGCAGTCAGAGCATACTGCCATTGTGGGGACCAAAGGTTACATGCCCCTTGAGCAACTTTTGGGCAAACCTCGCCTCAATAGTGATGTTTATGCTGTCGGTATGATTGCCCTCCGAGGTCTCACAGGCATCAATCCGGCCAAAACTGCTTTTCCGACAGACCCAGATACAGGTGAGTTGCTTTGGCAACATAAAACCGATATCAGCCCTGAACTGGCCCAAGTTCTCAACACCATGGTCCGCCAGGATCATCGGCATCGTTACCCCTCGGCTCAGGAAGCTCTAAAAGCAGTCAGTCAACTGGGTGAAATCCCAGCTCCGAGTCGGCGTCGTCTACTGCAAGCCGCAGGCTTAAGCGTCATGGGCTTGTTGGGGACTGGCATGGCTTATCCGGCCTTTAGCCAGGAACTCCCCAACCGCAAGCCTCCCTCACCGTTCTCTGGTCATTCACCCATTGCCGACAAACCCGCAATCCCTGAACAAGAGGTATCGGTAGAGAAATCCCCCATTACTGAGGGGAAAGGCACTGCCGCCAAGGAGAAAGAACCTTCTCCGGCATCCCCCCCTCTAGCTTCGGCCCCCCAACGCCTGGATAAGCAAGAACTCTTGCGTCGATATGGCTCCTATAACGAGTGTCGCAAGGTTGCGAAAGCCAACGGCATTAAATTCTCGACGACTCCCACTTGGGATAAGTTAGTCTATGCCTTTAGCTATTCCGAAGCCCTGCAGCAAATGAGTCAGGTTTATCTTAATGCCTATCCCAATCCGGCCTTAGCGGGCATCACCCTGGAGCTGACCCTATAG
- a CDS encoding undecaprenyl-phosphate glucose phosphotransferase — MDAENLIRFSPLNVLPRNQRLLSGLVCGLDLCVILGLLWMMTFAFGPASSDELMALSALLMLIVPTIFQSVGRYTFQPANPPKLDYSRIWLGWGVVIAALLFLEYMSHTAYLSSLGTHLWLFLTPLGLSLLNPIIRGPLQQRVSGDYNRTAIIAGTGEMGQQVADQLCQSTKSGIKFCGYFADKGTKLEAESCRPMIGYLDELPDFVRRSRIDVVYITLPLSEEAAISDLILALQDTTACVYFVPNLMMLNLMQARVHDLNGLPMIAVMEVPFSKVQAWIKRCIDFAIAALISTAISPLMILIAIAIKLSSPGPVLFKQQRYGLNGGNIVVYKFRSMRVMEDGAKVTQATQGDPRITKVGAFLRRTSLDELPQFINVLQGRMSLVGPRPHAVAHNEHYRKLIQGYMLRHKVKPGITGWAQVNGYRGETETLDKMEKRVEYDIHYLNHWSLWLDIKIILRTALVFFNHQNAY; from the coding sequence ATGGATGCCGAAAATTTGATCCGGTTCAGCCCGCTGAATGTTTTGCCCCGCAATCAACGCCTACTAAGTGGGCTGGTGTGTGGATTAGATTTATGCGTCATCCTCGGTCTTCTTTGGATGATGACTTTTGCGTTTGGCCCAGCTAGCTCCGATGAGCTAATGGCCCTGAGTGCGCTTCTGATGTTGATCGTGCCCACTATCTTTCAGAGCGTTGGGCGCTATACCTTTCAGCCTGCCAATCCTCCTAAGCTAGACTACTCAAGAATTTGGCTGGGATGGGGAGTTGTCATAGCCGCCTTGCTGTTCTTGGAATATATGAGCCACACCGCTTATCTTTCCAGCCTAGGGACTCACCTTTGGCTGTTCCTAACCCCTTTGGGGCTGTCTCTTCTAAACCCCATCATCCGTGGCCCTTTACAGCAGCGTGTATCAGGAGACTACAACCGTACCGCCATCATCGCGGGCACGGGAGAGATGGGCCAGCAAGTGGCCGATCAGCTTTGCCAAAGCACAAAGTCAGGTATCAAGTTCTGTGGTTACTTTGCTGATAAAGGTACTAAACTCGAAGCCGAAAGCTGCCGACCGATGATTGGCTACCTGGACGAACTGCCTGATTTTGTCCGACGCTCTCGTATTGATGTGGTTTACATCACCCTGCCCCTAAGTGAAGAAGCAGCCATCTCCGATCTGATTTTAGCTTTACAAGATACGACGGCCTGTGTGTATTTTGTCCCCAATTTGATGATGCTGAATTTGATGCAGGCTCGGGTTCACGACCTCAATGGACTGCCTATGATCGCGGTAATGGAAGTGCCTTTCTCTAAGGTGCAGGCCTGGATCAAGCGCTGTATTGATTTTGCGATCGCAGCCCTCATCTCCACTGCCATTTCCCCCCTGATGATCCTGATTGCGATCGCAATCAAGCTGTCTTCTCCTGGTCCGGTCCTCTTCAAACAGCAGCGCTATGGTCTCAATGGCGGCAATATCGTCGTCTATAAGTTCCGCTCCATGCGGGTGATGGAAGACGGAGCAAAAGTCACCCAAGCCACCCAAGGCGATCCGCGCATTACCAAAGTAGGGGCTTTTCTGCGTCGCACCTCCTTAGATGAACTGCCCCAATTTATTAACGTCTTGCAGGGCCGCATGAGCCTAGTGGGTCCTCGTCCCCATGCCGTTGCCCACAATGAGCACTACCGCAAACTGATTCAGGGCTATATGCTTCGCCATAAGGTCAAGCCTGGGATAACGGGTTGGGCTCAGGTAAATGGCTATCGAGGCGAAACCGAAACCCTAGACAAAATGGAAAAGCGGGTGGAATACGATATTCACTATTTGAATCACTGGTCCTTGTGGCTCGATATCAAAATTATTTTGCGCACCGCCCTCGTGTTTTTTAACCACCAAAACGCTTACTAG
- a CDS encoding DUF2949 domain-containing protein — translation MNRQTRLIQYLQDELALPQDALSLATRFQDRTATQIPIILWQYGLVNIDQLGQIYDWLASV, via the coding sequence ATGAATCGGCAAACGCGACTTATCCAATACCTACAAGATGAACTAGCCCTCCCCCAGGATGCGCTCTCTTTAGCCACTCGGTTTCAAGATCGCACGGCTACCCAAATTCCGATCATCCTGTGGCAGTATGGTCTCGTCAACATCGATCAATTGGGCCAGATTTACGATTGGTTAGCTTCTGTCTAA
- a CDS encoding class I SAM-dependent methyltransferase — protein MGQSTKFWDKIADRYLKQPIADVAAYEKKLQVTQEYFQPDMEVLEIGCGTGSTAIVHAPYVKHIRAIDFSANMIDIAQTRAAAQNISNLTFEQSSIDELDIPDQSLDAILGLSILHLLEDKEAAIAKVFDMLKPGGIFVTSTVCLGDQMAWFKWIAPIGKFLGFFPLVKVFTVNELTTSLTNARFKIDHQWQPNKGKAVFIVAKKPS, from the coding sequence ATGGGCCAATCTACGAAGTTTTGGGACAAAATTGCTGACCGATATTTGAAACAACCCATTGCCGATGTAGCCGCCTACGAGAAAAAGTTACAAGTGACCCAAGAATACTTTCAGCCAGACATGGAAGTCTTGGAGATTGGTTGTGGCACTGGATCAACAGCAATCGTGCATGCACCTTATGTCAAACATATTCGAGCCATTGATTTCTCTGCCAATATGATTGACATCGCTCAAACTAGAGCCGCTGCTCAAAATATCTCTAACCTCACCTTTGAACAATCCAGCATTGATGAGTTGGATATCCCCGATCAGAGCCTTGATGCCATTTTAGGTCTCAGTATTCTGCATTTATTGGAAGATAAGGAAGCAGCCATTGCTAAGGTGTTTGACATGCTCAAACCCGGTGGCATTTTCGTTACCAGTACAGTCTGCTTAGGAGATCAGATGGCCTGGTTTAAATGGATTGCCCCCATCGGCAAATTTTTGGGATTTTTTCCATTGGTGAAGGTCTTTACGGTAAATGAACTTACAACCAGTTTGACGAATGCTCGTTTTAAGATTGACCACCAATGGCAGCCCAACAAAGGCAAAGCTGTATTTATTGTGGCCAAAAAGCCCTCCTAA
- a CDS encoding bifunctional 2-polyprenyl-6-hydroxyphenol methylase/3-demethylubiquinol 3-O-methyltransferase UbiG: MDYLSVNRESWNRRAEVHFVSQFYDVDGFLAGKSSLTEIELAELPNLAGQRLLHLQCHFGLDTLSLARMGAFCTGVDLSPVAIDKALELKRKANLDATFICSDIYHFDRGAEPLYDIVFTSYGVVCWLPDLSQWAEVISANLALGGTFYMAEFHPVYDLIAGYSYFEQPDPDIEEEGTYTENSGNLKSTLITWAHPLSSVFNALTNAGIEIRCINEYPFSPYPCFEGVEERGPGKFYLPHLGQDVPLIYTIQGRKAA, encoded by the coding sequence ATGGATTACCTCAGTGTTAACCGGGAATCTTGGAATCGGCGGGCGGAGGTGCATTTTGTCTCTCAGTTTTATGACGTTGATGGGTTCTTGGCTGGCAAGTCATCCCTGACAGAAATTGAGCTAGCCGAACTCCCCAACTTAGCTGGACAAAGACTATTGCACCTACAGTGTCACTTTGGGTTAGATACACTCTCCTTGGCCAGAATGGGGGCCTTCTGCACAGGAGTCGATCTCTCTCCAGTTGCCATCGATAAAGCATTGGAACTTAAGCGAAAAGCTAATCTGGATGCAACCTTTATCTGCTCGGATATTTATCACTTTGATCGAGGAGCAGAACCGCTCTATGACATTGTATTTACGTCTTATGGGGTGGTTTGCTGGCTTCCTGACCTGAGTCAATGGGCTGAAGTTATTTCAGCTAACTTGGCCCTGGGAGGCACTTTTTATATGGCGGAATTTCATCCTGTTTACGATCTCATCGCGGGTTACTCCTACTTTGAACAACCTGACCCAGATATTGAAGAAGAAGGCACCTATACAGAAAATAGCGGCAACTTAAAATCAACGCTTATCACTTGGGCACACCCCCTCAGCTCAGTGTTCAATGCTCTCACCAATGCCGGAATTGAAATTCGTTGCATCAATGAGTATCCTTTTAGCCCCTATCCCTGTTTCGAGGGGGTTGAAGAGCGTGGACCCGGCAAATTTTACCTACCTCATTTAGGACAAGACGTTCCCCTGATTTACACAATCCAAGGGAGAAAGGCTGCATAA
- a CDS encoding GNAT family N-acetyltransferase has product MKRKSIPSGYVIRPYKQEEYQADYCKAKKRIGIFLIISGLFFVREVWLILRSLELSSWASQTQSIGVLSVSGTCVILFASMFWTVKNDLRNKVWVIDWRDQSVGYLQLRPKVRAYVLTIIFIDPQHRRQGLGRALIQQAAQDVQQKIYVRCAKGLIPFYTRCGFVRFSKTQVPKPLRPYMFVLSHLVS; this is encoded by the coding sequence ATGAAAAGGAAATCTATCCCATCAGGTTATGTCATTCGGCCCTATAAGCAAGAGGAATATCAGGCAGATTATTGCAAAGCCAAAAAAAGAATTGGTATATTTCTGATCATTTCAGGACTATTCTTTGTGCGAGAAGTATGGCTGATATTGCGCTCTTTGGAATTATCATCATGGGCGTCTCAGACGCAAAGTATTGGGGTTCTCTCCGTTAGTGGCACTTGTGTAATATTGTTCGCCAGCATGTTTTGGACAGTAAAAAATGACTTGAGAAATAAAGTCTGGGTAATCGATTGGCGCGATCAAAGTGTTGGATACCTACAACTCAGACCAAAAGTGAGAGCATACGTCTTAACCATTATTTTTATTGATCCTCAACATCGTCGCCAGGGTTTGGGACGTGCTCTGATTCAACAGGCAGCTCAAGATGTTCAACAGAAAATTTATGTTCGTTGTGCAAAAGGTTTGATCCCTTTCTACACTCGATGTGGTTTCGTGCGTTTCTCAAAGACTCAAGTGCCTAAGCCACTCCGTCCATATATGTTTGTTTTATCTCATCTGGTGAGCTAA
- a CDS encoding alpha/beta fold hydrolase, whose amino-acid sequence MVDLKKSHISFELSVEGKPKSNVSAAYIDIGNGPAILFLHGFFSDAMVWEGIITNLKDKYRCISLDLLGFGRSSKLEIEYKVDSQVAFAKKFMETLGIERFFVVGHSLGSWTASRLELAASESVLGLVLLAPAGVGEYLEPYRILVPFSWETPVVDWLISLVSPVLKLTGAGNLVQEIKFIRERFLHDPVFQAWIQRAFRLEISDELIHEVAKNIHSPTFIICGESDETIPVEFGKHLEANISNATLHVIPGADHQLPTKCCQVLSDLTLDFVSGVAV is encoded by the coding sequence ATGGTTGACCTGAAAAAATCTCATATCTCATTCGAACTCAGTGTTGAAGGAAAACCTAAAAGTAACGTCAGTGCAGCATATATTGACATCGGGAATGGCCCAGCCATTTTATTCCTTCATGGTTTTTTCTCAGATGCAATGGTCTGGGAAGGTATCATCACGAACCTTAAAGATAAATATCGCTGTATCAGCCTGGATCTGTTAGGTTTTGGCCGTTCTTCTAAGTTAGAGATTGAATATAAAGTTGATTCACAGGTCGCTTTTGCTAAGAAATTTATGGAAACGCTGGGGATTGAGCGTTTCTTTGTTGTTGGCCATTCTTTAGGGAGTTGGACCGCATCCCGTTTAGAACTTGCTGCCTCTGAGTCAGTGTTAGGTCTTGTTCTGTTAGCTCCTGCAGGCGTTGGAGAATATCTGGAACCGTATCGTATACTCGTCCCTTTCTCTTGGGAAACACCAGTTGTTGATTGGTTAATTAGCTTAGTCTCCCCTGTGTTGAAATTGACAGGGGCTGGAAATCTAGTACAGGAGATCAAGTTTATTAGAGAGAGGTTTTTGCATGATCCTGTCTTTCAAGCCTGGATACAAAGAGCATTTCGCCTAGAAATTAGCGATGAACTGATTCATGAGGTTGCAAAAAACATTCATTCTCCAACGTTCATTATTTGCGGCGAGTCAGACGAAACAATTCCAGTTGAATTTGGGAAACACCTTGAAGCGAACATTTCTAACGCAACATTGCATGTTATTCCAGGTGCAGATCATCAACTCCCCACGAAATGTTGTCAGGTATTATCTGACTTAACTTTAGATTTTGTTAGCGGTGTTGCAGTATGA